The Juglans regia cultivar Chandler chromosome 2, Walnut 2.0, whole genome shotgun sequence genome includes a window with the following:
- the LOC108979473 gene encoding probable methyltransferase PMT14 — protein MMGSKHNSSGNRTRPLSIFVIIGLCCFFYLLGAWQKSGFGKGDGIALEITRQTDCSIFMDLNFEAHHNVVEIIQPYTPKAKVFKPCDIRYRDYTPCQEQDRAMKFPRENMIYRERHCPPDDEKLHCLIPAPKGYATPFPWPKSRDYAHYANVPYKSLTVEKAVQNWVQFQGDVFKFPGGGTMFPQGADAYIDELASVIPIADGSVRTALDTGCGVASWGAYLLKKNVLAMSFAPRDNHEAQVQFALERGVPAVIGVLGSIHLPYPSRAFDMAQCSRCLIPWTANDGMYLMEVDRVLRPGGYWILSGPPINWKTYYQTWKRSKEDVMAEQRKIEELAELLCWEKKYEKGDIAIWRKKVNAKSCRRKSANICESMDADDVWYKKMDTCITPFPEVTSADEVAGGELKKFPARLFAVPPRIAKGSIEGVTTESYQEDNKLWRKRLDVYKRINGLIGTTRYRNVMEMNAGLGGFAAALESRKSWVMNVVPTIAKDTLGVIYERGLIGIYHNWCEGFSTYPRTYDLIHASGVFSLYQNTCQLEDILLEMDRILRPEGSVILRDEVDVLNKVKKIAGGMRWNTKLIDHEDGPLVPEKILVAFKQYWVGGSGNSTSNDE, from the exons ATGATGGGGTCTAAGCATAACTCATCGGGCAATAGAACACGCCCCTTGTCgatatttgttattattggtCTCTGCTGTTTCTTTTACCTTTTGGGAGCTTGGCAGAAGAGTGGCTTTGGAAAAGGGGACGGCATAGCTTTGGAAATAACCAGGCAGACTGATTGCAGCATCTTTATGGATTTAAATTTCGAGGCTCACCACAATGTTGTTGAAATTATTCAACCTTACACGCCTAAAGCCAAAGTTTTCAAGCCGTGTGATATTCGATATAGAGATTATACTCCTTGTCAAGAACAAGACCGAGCAATGAAATTCCCAAGGGAAAATATGATATACAGGGAAAGACATTGCCCTCCAGATGACGAAAAATTGCACTGTCTTATCCCAGCGCCGAAAGGATATGCGACTCCTTTCCCCTGGCCTAAAAGCCGTGATTATGCCCACTATGCTAATGTTCCTTATAAAAGCCTGACGGTTGAGAAGGCTGTCCAGAATTGGGTGCAGTTTCAGGGAGATGTGTTCAAATTTCCAGGTGGAGGAACAATGTTCCCTCAAGGTGCAGATGCATATATTGATGAACTTGCATCAGTTATTCCAATTGCAGATGGCTCTGTCAGAACAGCACTGGATACTGGTTGCGGA GTTGCAAGCTGGGGTGCGTACTTgctaaagaaaaatgtattggCAATGTCCTTCGCACCAAGGGACAATCATGAAGCACAGGTACAGTTTGCATTAGAACGAGGTGTACCTGCTGTTATAGGTGTTCTTGGTTCAATACATCTTCCATACCCATCAAGAGCCTTTGATATGGCTCAGTGCTCTCGATGTTTGATACCATGGACTGCAAATG ATGGCATGTACCTGATGGAAGTTGACCGAGTCCTCAGACCTGGTGGATACTGGATCCTGTCTGGCCCTCCAATCAATTGGAAGACCTACTACCAAACATGGAAACGATCTAAGGAGGATGTCATGGCCGAACAAAGAAAGATTGAAGAGCTGGCGGAACTTCTTTGCTGGGAAAAGAAGTATGAGAAGGGAGATATTGCTATTTGGAGGAAAAAAGTAAACGCCAAATCATGCAGAAGAAAGTCAGCCAATATATGTGAATCAATGGATGCTGATGATGTGTG GTACAAGAAAATGGACACGTGTATAACTCCTTTCCCCGAGGTAACCAGTGCAGATGAAGTAGCAGGAGGGGAGTTGAAGAAGTTTCCTGCTAGGCTTTTTGCAGTCCCTCCCCGAATAGCTAAAGGATCCATTGAAGGTGTTACAACTGAATCTTACCAAGAGGACAATAAACTTTGGAGAAAACGTTTAGATGTCTACAAAAGGATAAATGGATTGATTGGCACTACAAGATATCGGAACGTCATGGAAATGAATGCAGGCCTTGGAGGATTTGCTGCTGCTCTTGAATCACGAAAATCTTGGGTGATGAATGTGGTGCCTACAATTGCTAAGGACACTTTAGGTGTCATTTATGAGAGAGGTCTAATTGGCATATATCATAACTG GTGTGAAGGCTTTTCTACTTACCCAAGGACATACGATCTTATTCATGCTAGTGGTGTATTCAGCTTGTATCAGAACAC gtGCCAACTGGAAGACATCCTTCTAGAGATGGATCGCATCTTGCGGCCTGAAGGGTCTGTCATCTTGAGGGATGAAGTTGATGTCCTGAACAAGGTTAAGAAAATTGCTGGAGGCATGAGATGGAATACCAAATTGATAGATCATGAGGACGGACCCCTTGTGCCGGAGAAGATATTGGTTGCATTCAAACAGTATTGGGTCGGCGGTAGCGGAAACAGCACATCCAATGACGAATAA
- the LOC108979474 gene encoding uncharacterized protein LOC108979474, which translates to MQVATMEETMMSSTPRKRPKLKPKPNVKPSPPPSDSSLKSLIEPPHNLFPSRGEFLRLTAVLGIATFVALASNFLATSFINRQPKPFCDNRDLDSPDSVSDFCEPCPSNGECYQGKLECVRGYRKHGRLCVEDGDINETAKKLSEWIEIRLCEAHAQFLCDGIETVWVREDDLWKELNGHELMKNLVLDNATYMYTKQRAMDAVGRLLETRTNLHGAEHKPFSCRIRQWFSEHILIIFPVCALVVGCTLLLLKVLRRRYLSSRAEELYHQVCEVLEENALMSKRVNGECDPWVVASRLRDHLLLPRERKDPVLWKKVEELVQEDSRVDRYPKLVKAESKVVWEWQVEGSLSSARMRKKVEASKLKSNEGIYINSDQRRHTLKAAGMICCTTNFMQSRRR; encoded by the exons ATGCAAGTAGCAACCATGGAAGAAACCATGATGTCTTCTACCCCAAGGAAGCGCCCAAAactcaaacccaaacccaatgttaaaccttctcctcctccttcagATTCTTCGCTGAAGTCTCTGATCGAAcccccacacaatttattcccTTCGAGGGGCGAGTTCCTGAGGCTCACGGCGGTGCTCGGCATCGCAACCTTCGTCGCTTTAGCCTCCAACTTCTTGGCCACCAGTTTCATCAATCGCCAACCCAAGCCCTTCTGCGATAATCGCGACTTAGACTCCCCTGATTCAGTCTCCG ATTTCTGTGAGCCTTGTCCAAGTAATGGAGAATGTTATCAAGGCAAGTTGGAATGTGTTCGTGGTTATAGAAAGCATGGGAGGTTATGTGTAGAAGATGGAGATATTAATGAAACAGCTAAGAAACTT TCAGAGTGGATAGAAATCCGTCTTTGTGAAGCACACGCTCAATTTTTGTGTGATGGAATTGAAACAGTTTGG GTAAGAGAGGATGATTTATGGAAAGAATTAAATGGACACGAGCTGATGAAAAATCTTGTCCTGGACAATGCTACCTACATGTATACAAAACAAAGGGCAATGGATGCTGTTGGCAGATTGTTGGAGACAAGGACCAATCTTCATGG AGCAGAGCACAAGCCATTTTCTTGTCGCATTCGTCAGTGGTTCTCTGAGCACATTCTTATCATTTTTCCAGTTTGTGCACTG GTTGTTGGATGCACATTGTTGCTTCTGAAAGTCCTTCGTAGACGATATCTATCAAGCAGAGCTGAAGAGCTATACCACCAG GTTTGTGAAGTACTTGAGGAAAATGCATTGATGTCAAAGAGAGTAAATGGAGAATGTGATCCTTGGGTTGTTGCTTCTAGGTTACGAGATCATCTTCTTTTGCCAAGAGAGAGGAAGGACCCTGTGCTATGGAAAAAG GTAGAAGAATTGGTTCAGGAAGATTCTCGAGTAGATCGTTATCCAAAGCTGGTGAAGGCTGAATCAAAAGTAGTCTGGGAATGGCAAG ttgaaggCTCTTTAAGCTCTGCAAGGATGAGAAAAAAGGTAGAGGCAAGCAAACTGAAGTCCAATGAGGGAATTTACATAAATTCTGACCAACGACGCCACACATTGAAGGCTG CTGGAATGATATGTTGTACCACAAATTTCATGCAGAGCCGAAGGCGCTGA